A single Paraflavitalea devenefica DNA region contains:
- a CDS encoding SusC/RagA family TonB-linked outer membrane protein — MRKILSLLTVLVTCTVMTFAQSRPVTGQVKDSKGDPVPFASIKIKGANTGTAADANGNFTISAPEGATLVISASGFTDTEAKVGATGPVNVSLQGNAAMQEVVVTALGVSKSKRAVGVAVQEIQGDKLTQTKQVDLNTALAGRVAGIQVLGGSGAKFGTSTVRIRGVNTLGTGNPLYVVNGVPISDARDLNTDDVESVSVLKGPAATALYGQRGSEGVILITTKKGKRGPGIGLDFNQSTTFERVATLPKYQNEYGGGYSQDWYTFQYDPAVDAPALAAMDGAKYYDYFGDESWGPRMDGTLYAPWYAWDPEDPDYAKQKPFVPQPDNVRDFYNTGVAYNTNVAFSKVTDNSNTRVSFTNLVRTGVTPNSRQTKNWLSINNSIDLTKKFTLATNINYTYEYLFNVPQEGYGTQTAGSFNQWFQRNLEMDKLKRYKRSDGSFTSWNINGPRDTAPKYWDNPYTEVYENISNNKRQRIYGNIGATYKFTPHLRVSVLARADVYNQNFNSRVASSTLNLDAYRTYTNNTRELNFVGNVEYDNQFGDLSLRAGAYVEKRTNYSNYVNEATAGGLSIPNFYNIAASKNRPTTNNTEIRKEVRSIYGYTSLGWKNMLFLDLNIRNDWSSALPVSDNSYLYGGVSTSFVFTELMKPNNILSFGKIRASIARVGTDIDPYQIYQTYTVGNPYDTYPTLTVPNTIPNQVLKPTLSTSYEIGTELRFVNNRVRFDFNYYNREAKNQIINLTIPSSTGYSAALVNAGNITNSGIEITLGGTPVRTKDFSWDIDFNIGFNKNEVKELYGESKNLLVNPAGLGASFGFVGTPGVSVNARVGETYGMLIGTGYKRNAAGQKLVDDEGYPVLEQNKELGSILPDYTGGIYNELTYKNFTLSFAIDFQKGGKLMSLTSMVNAGSGLSEITVGNNDRGKPKRDAVDDGGGVRVDGVRESDGKVNDIYLDAKEYYETVLSSLWEEWIYDATFVKLREVRLGYNLPKRWYQKLSIQNANFSIIAQNPWLIYSTVKGIDPTQLQTPWFDSGQLPGTRTLGFNLKLQF; from the coding sequence ATGAGAAAGATTCTATCACTGCTAACAGTGCTGGTGACATGCACTGTTATGACCTTTGCCCAATCCCGCCCGGTGACTGGCCAGGTCAAAGACAGCAAAGGTGATCCCGTCCCCTTTGCCAGTATCAAGATCAAAGGCGCCAATACCGGAACTGCCGCCGACGCCAACGGAAATTTTACCATCAGTGCACCCGAAGGAGCTACTTTAGTGATCAGTGCTTCCGGCTTTACCGATACAGAAGCAAAGGTAGGCGCTACTGGTCCCGTGAACGTTTCGCTGCAAGGCAATGCAGCCATGCAGGAAGTAGTAGTAACTGCGTTGGGCGTTTCCAAATCTAAAAGAGCGGTAGGTGTAGCCGTTCAGGAGATCCAGGGTGATAAGTTGACCCAGACCAAACAGGTGGACCTGAACACGGCACTGGCCGGCAGGGTAGCAGGTATCCAGGTACTGGGTGGCTCCGGCGCCAAGTTTGGTACTTCTACTGTGCGTATCCGTGGTGTAAACACCCTTGGCACCGGTAACCCGCTATATGTAGTAAATGGCGTTCCTATTTCAGATGCCCGCGACCTGAACACAGATGATGTGGAGTCAGTATCTGTATTGAAAGGACCTGCAGCCACTGCCTTATACGGTCAGCGTGGTTCTGAAGGGGTGATCCTCATCACTACCAAAAAAGGAAAACGTGGCCCCGGAATAGGATTGGACTTTAATCAAAGCACCACCTTCGAAAGAGTAGCCACCTTACCCAAATACCAAAACGAATATGGTGGTGGTTATTCTCAGGATTGGTACACCTTCCAGTACGATCCTGCTGTAGATGCTCCGGCATTGGCAGCTATGGATGGCGCCAAATACTATGATTACTTTGGTGATGAAAGCTGGGGCCCCCGTATGGATGGAACCCTGTATGCTCCCTGGTATGCCTGGGATCCCGAAGATCCCGATTATGCCAAACAAAAGCCTTTTGTACCGCAGCCGGATAACGTTCGTGATTTCTACAATACCGGTGTGGCTTATAATACCAACGTGGCTTTCTCAAAGGTTACTGATAATTCCAACACAAGGGTTTCTTTCACCAACCTCGTAAGAACAGGTGTAACCCCCAACAGCCGCCAAACCAAAAACTGGTTGTCTATCAATAACAGCATAGACCTCACCAAAAAGTTTACGTTGGCCACCAACATCAACTATACGTATGAATACCTGTTCAATGTACCACAGGAAGGATACGGTACACAAACTGCGGGTTCCTTCAACCAGTGGTTCCAACGTAACCTCGAAATGGACAAGCTGAAAAGGTATAAAAGATCGGATGGCTCCTTTACTTCCTGGAATATCAATGGTCCCCGTGATACCGCTCCCAAATACTGGGATAATCCGTATACAGAAGTATATGAGAATATCAGCAACAACAAACGCCAGCGTATTTATGGAAACATAGGCGCTACGTATAAATTCACGCCGCACCTCAGGGTATCGGTACTGGCAAGGGCTGATGTGTATAACCAGAACTTTAACAGCCGGGTGGCTTCCAGTACCCTCAACCTGGATGCCTACAGGACTTACACCAACAATACCCGTGAGCTGAATTTTGTAGGTAACGTGGAATATGATAATCAGTTTGGCGATCTTTCCCTGCGTGCAGGCGCTTATGTAGAAAAAAGAACCAACTACAGCAACTATGTAAATGAAGCTACTGCCGGTGGCCTCAGCATTCCCAACTTCTACAACATTGCTGCTTCCAAGAACAGGCCCACTACCAACAATACCGAGATCCGTAAGGAAGTAAGAAGTATCTATGGCTATACTTCACTGGGTTGGAAGAACATGCTGTTCCTGGACCTGAATATCCGGAATGACTGGTCTTCTGCATTACCTGTTTCCGATAACTCTTACTTATATGGTGGTGTGTCAACCTCATTCGTCTTCACTGAATTAATGAAGCCGAATAATATCCTGAGCTTTGGTAAGATCAGGGCTTCCATTGCCCGTGTGGGAACAGATATTGATCCTTACCAGATCTACCAGACTTATACGGTGGGAAATCCTTATGATACCTATCCTACGCTCACAGTACCCAACACCATTCCCAACCAGGTGCTGAAGCCAACATTGTCTACTTCTTATGAAATAGGTACAGAGCTGCGCTTCGTGAACAACAGGGTGCGTTTTGATTTCAACTATTATAACCGGGAAGCTAAAAACCAGATCATCAACCTTACCATCCCAAGTTCTACCGGTTACAGCGCAGCACTGGTAAATGCTGGTAACATTACCAATAGTGGTATTGAGATCACGCTTGGTGGTACGCCGGTAAGAACAAAAGACTTTAGCTGGGATATTGACTTCAACATAGGGTTTAACAAGAACGAAGTGAAAGAGCTCTATGGAGAAAGCAAGAACCTGCTGGTGAATCCGGCCGGTCTGGGCGCTTCCTTTGGATTTGTAGGTACACCCGGCGTTTCTGTCAATGCCCGTGTAGGTGAAACCTATGGTATGCTCATTGGTACCGGTTACAAGCGTAATGCAGCCGGACAGAAGCTGGTAGACGATGAAGGATATCCTGTACTTGAACAAAACAAGGAACTGGGTTCTATTCTGCCCGATTATACCGGTGGTATCTACAATGAGCTCACTTATAAAAACTTTACCCTCAGCTTTGCTATTGACTTCCAGAAAGGTGGTAAGCTGATGTCGCTGACCAGCATGGTCAATGCAGGTTCTGGTTTGTCTGAAATTACAGTAGGCAATAACGACAGGGGCAAACCCAAGCGTGATGCTGTAGACGATGGTGGTGGCGTACGTGTGGATGGCGTGCGTGAATCAGATGGTAAGGTCAATGATATTTACCTGGATGCAAAGGAATATTATGAAACCGTACTCTCTTCTCTTTGGGAAGAATGGATCTATGATGCAACATTCGTAAAACTGCGTGAAGTAAGACTGGGATACAACCTTCCCAAACGCTGGTACCAGAAATTGTCTATTCAAAATGCCAACTTCTCCATCATCGCGCAGAATCCCTGGCTGATCTACAGCACGGTGAAAGGAATTGATCCTACACAGTTGCAAACACCCTGGTTCGACAGTGGTCAGCTGCCAGGTACACGCACATTGGGCTTTAACCTGAAGTTGCAGTTCTAA
- a CDS encoding SusD/RagB family nutrient-binding outer membrane lipoprotein — translation MKTNIVKYITSCLLVAAVIASCKKPSDFGDLNVDPNNPSDPNTALMFTNAIRSGLSTGVGAVNAPDGLLYVQHISEVFYTSASLYTSRIFDYNGLYNGALADLQKIIDLNTADDTKSKPSVIAGGSNGNQLAAARILKAHIFLQMADRWGDIPYSASLKGSTDITPAFDEQEKVYKALLQELKDAVTTIDNGAGPAGDILLEGDMDWWKQWAASIRAIIALRLSKADPATGKTEFAAAVADGMLEDNDHNVYYYYLSDANNQNPWYNNYIVGKRYDYAVSKPLVDKLQSLNDPRLPVFADKTGTGTYVGMPYGLTSPVGYSAGTVTNPGNISLIGSAFRQQNSKTAITTFAQLQFAQAEAAHLGWISGGEAAAATYYLAGIKASLEQFGVGAGYAVYIAQPAVVYNPANAVELIQTQKWIASYLGNGYEAWAEWRRTGYPVLTPAPDAAPVSGGQIPRRQAYPTTERDLNTENYNIVIGRQGADELTTKTWVDQ, via the coding sequence ATGAAAACAAATATTGTCAAGTATATAACTTCCTGCTTACTGGTTGCTGCTGTGATAGCATCCTGTAAGAAACCAAGTGATTTTGGTGATCTGAACGTGGATCCCAATAACCCTTCCGATCCCAATACGGCTTTAATGTTCACCAATGCCATCCGTTCCGGATTAAGTACCGGTGTGGGCGCCGTGAACGCACCGGATGGCCTGCTATATGTACAGCACATCTCTGAAGTATTTTATACCAGCGCTTCCCTGTATACCAGCCGGATCTTTGATTATAATGGATTGTATAATGGGGCGCTGGCCGACCTGCAAAAGATCATAGACCTTAATACTGCCGATGATACAAAGAGTAAACCTTCTGTTATTGCCGGTGGTTCTAATGGCAATCAACTGGCAGCCGCCCGCATCCTGAAGGCGCATATCTTCCTGCAAATGGCCGATAGGTGGGGTGATATTCCTTATTCGGCTTCCCTGAAAGGATCAACCGACATTACACCCGCTTTTGATGAGCAGGAAAAGGTGTACAAAGCGCTTTTGCAGGAACTGAAGGATGCTGTTACGACTATTGATAACGGAGCCGGTCCTGCGGGCGATATCCTCCTGGAAGGTGATATGGACTGGTGGAAACAATGGGCTGCTTCTATCCGTGCGATCATTGCACTGCGTTTGTCTAAGGCAGATCCTGCTACGGGTAAAACAGAATTCGCAGCAGCAGTGGCAGATGGCATGCTGGAAGATAATGACCACAATGTTTATTATTATTACCTGAGTGATGCCAATAACCAGAATCCCTGGTATAACAACTATATCGTGGGTAAAAGGTACGACTATGCTGTAAGTAAGCCCCTGGTAGATAAACTGCAATCTCTTAATGACCCACGCTTACCGGTTTTTGCCGATAAAACAGGTACGGGTACTTACGTAGGCATGCCCTATGGCCTTACTTCTCCCGTGGGTTATTCCGCAGGTACTGTTACCAATCCCGGTAACATCTCCCTGATTGGTTCAGCTTTCCGCCAGCAAAATTCCAAGACAGCCATTACTACTTTTGCCCAATTGCAGTTTGCACAGGCGGAAGCAGCTCACCTGGGTTGGATTTCCGGTGGTGAAGCAGCAGCGGCTACTTATTACCTGGCCGGTATCAAGGCTTCCCTGGAACAATTTGGTGTAGGGGCTGGTTATGCCGTTTATATTGCTCAGCCGGCCGTAGTCTATAACCCTGCCAACGCAGTAGAGTTGATCCAAACCCAGAAATGGATAGCCAGCTACCTCGGCAATGGCTATGAAGCATGGGCTGAATGGAGGAGAACAGGCTACCCTGTATTAACCCCCGCTCCGGATGCCGCACCGGTTTCCGGCGGACAGATACCCCGCAGGCAAGCCTATCCAACCACCGAAAGAGATCTTAATACCGAAAACTATAATATAGTAATTGGCCGTCAGGGCGCCGACGAGCTCACTACCAAAACCTGG